From a single Micromonospora pallida genomic region:
- a CDS encoding alpha/beta fold hydrolase, with product MNFDYVRVPVADGVELNTAVAGSGSPIVLLHGFPQTHLMWRHVAADLAADHTVICPDLRGYGASDKPAEAGPDTYSKRTMGADVVAVAKALGHDRFALAGHDRGALVAIRTGLDHPENVTHLASLDVLPTLDMWDVMHGVSASVGFHLYLMAQPPGLPEKMIAGASDEFFGYFLDLWTNDPQAIPADIRRAYLDASRDAIPSIVADYRASAGIDVEHDQADRDAGRTLTMPVTVLQQDWGSILGFDAAGLWKAWAPNLNHVPVQCGHFMAEEAPNLVAREIRELLTR from the coding sequence ATGAACTTCGACTACGTACGCGTCCCCGTGGCCGACGGCGTGGAGCTCAACACCGCGGTGGCCGGCTCGGGCAGCCCGATCGTCCTGCTGCACGGCTTCCCGCAGACGCACCTGATGTGGCGGCACGTCGCCGCCGACCTGGCGGCCGACCACACCGTGATCTGCCCGGACCTGCGCGGATACGGCGCCAGCGACAAGCCGGCCGAGGCGGGCCCGGACACGTACTCCAAGCGGACGATGGGCGCCGACGTGGTGGCTGTCGCGAAGGCGCTGGGCCACGACCGGTTCGCGCTCGCCGGGCACGACCGAGGTGCGCTGGTCGCCATCCGGACCGGGCTCGACCACCCGGAGAACGTCACGCACCTGGCGTCGCTCGACGTGCTGCCGACGCTGGACATGTGGGATGTCATGCACGGCGTCAGCGCCTCGGTCGGCTTCCACCTCTACCTGATGGCCCAGCCGCCCGGTCTGCCCGAGAAGATGATCGCCGGCGCCTCCGACGAATTCTTCGGCTACTTCCTCGACCTCTGGACCAACGACCCGCAGGCCATCCCCGCCGACATCCGCCGCGCCTACCTCGACGCCTCCCGTGACGCCATCCCGTCGATCGTCGCCGACTACCGCGCCTCGGCCGGCATCGACGTCGAACACGACCAGGCCGACCGGGACGCCGGACGCACCCTGACCATGCCGGTCACCGTCCTGCAGCAGGACTGGGGATCGATACTCGGCTTCGACGCCGCCGGGCTGTGGAAAGCGTGGGCCCCGAACCTCAACCACGTCCCGGTCCAGTGCGGCCACTTCATGGCCGAGGAGGCCCCCAACCTGGTGGCCAGGGAGATCCGCGAGCTGCTGACTCGCTGA
- a CDS encoding ice-binding family protein, translated as MTVTSIRHRRLHLRRRAVLPVLAAVTAGCAAVAVLIFSGTGASAAVAPVGLGTAADFSVLAGSTATNTGPSFLGQSLGVHPGNTAPGFLPIMVGGEIHLGDAVALQAKNDLTDAYNDAAGRTPFTSLPTELGGTTLSPGVYRLPTAQLTGTLTLDSQGDPAAVFIFQIDSTLITAANSSVVFINGASPCNVYWQVSSSATIGTGTRFVGNILAQTSITMRTGATLQGRALAQTGAVTLDTNVITAPVCLPPTDGPTGQPTGQPTGQPTGQPTGQPTGQPTGGPTGGPTGQPTGGPTGLPTHTHLPVTGGSGGSALAPLLTALGSVAVATGAALLLLYRRRTSES; from the coding sequence GTGACAGTCACTTCAATCCGTCATCGTCGACTCCATCTGCGCCGACGCGCCGTACTGCCGGTACTCGCGGCCGTCACCGCCGGCTGCGCGGCCGTCGCCGTGCTGATCTTCAGCGGAACCGGCGCCAGCGCGGCGGTAGCGCCGGTCGGCCTGGGCACAGCGGCCGACTTCTCCGTACTGGCCGGCTCCACCGCCACCAACACCGGCCCGAGCTTCCTGGGGCAGAGCCTCGGCGTCCACCCCGGCAACACCGCCCCCGGCTTCCTACCGATCATGGTCGGCGGCGAGATCCACCTTGGCGACGCCGTCGCCCTACAGGCCAAGAACGACCTGACCGACGCCTACAACGACGCCGCCGGCCGAACCCCGTTCACCAGCCTCCCTACGGAACTCGGCGGAACCACGCTCAGTCCCGGGGTCTATCGACTCCCTACCGCCCAACTGACCGGCACCCTGACGCTGGACTCCCAGGGCGACCCGGCGGCGGTGTTCATCTTCCAGATCGACTCCACCCTCATCACGGCGGCAAACAGCAGCGTCGTGTTCATCAACGGCGCCTCACCCTGCAACGTCTACTGGCAGGTGAGCAGTTCGGCCACGATCGGCACCGGCACCCGGTTCGTCGGCAACATCCTGGCCCAGACCTCGATCACCATGAGAACCGGCGCGACCCTCCAGGGCCGGGCCCTGGCCCAGACCGGTGCCGTCACCCTCGACACCAACGTCATCACCGCCCCCGTCTGCCTCCCTCCGACGGATGGCCCCACCGGCCAGCCCACCGGCCAACCCACGGGCCAACCCACCGGCCAACCCACGGGCCAACCCACGGGCCAGCCCACCGGCGGCCCAACAGGAGGTCCAACCGGTCAACCCACAGGAGGTCCGACCGGGTTGCCGACTCACACGCACCTGCCGGTGACCGGCGGTAGCGGCGGCAGTGCGCTGGCACCCCTCCTGACGGCCCTCGGCAGCGTCGCTGTCGCCACCGGCGCGGCCCTGCTTCTCCTCTACCGCCGCAGGACCTCCGAGTCCTGA